In Edaphobacter paludis, a single window of DNA contains:
- the mutM gene encoding bifunctional DNA-formamidopyrimidine glycosylase/DNA-(apurinic or apyrimidinic site) lyase, whose amino-acid sequence MPELPEVETIANGVHDRTHGQTIRSVWTSNKPQTFKSSPDQIADTLTNSRIDRVHRVGKTIVVDLSKDLSTDVTRNRKAAQFLVHLGMTGRLLVSTPETPVPPHTHAIISLSSGRELRFVDPRRFGRLSIADTTYEGPGLEPLTIPPEDFIALFHHRKTPIKAALLNQSLLHGVGNIYADESLFRAGVRPRRQAGRLTRAELTRLRTALIEVLKHAIKLGGSSVSDYVDADGIAGFFQLEHRVYMRTGQPCTVCGTPIQRITIAGRSTHFCPVCQR is encoded by the coding sequence ATGCCAGAGCTCCCCGAAGTAGAGACCATAGCCAACGGAGTCCACGACCGCACCCACGGCCAGACCATCCGCTCCGTCTGGACCAGCAACAAGCCGCAGACCTTCAAGTCCTCGCCCGACCAGATCGCCGACACCCTCACCAACAGCCGCATCGACCGCGTACACCGCGTAGGCAAAACCATCGTCGTCGACCTGAGCAAGGACCTCAGCACAGACGTCACCCGCAACCGCAAGGCCGCCCAGTTCCTCGTCCATCTCGGCATGACCGGCCGCCTGCTTGTCTCGACTCCCGAGACCCCCGTCCCCCCGCACACACACGCGATTATCTCCCTCAGTAGCGGGCGCGAACTGCGTTTCGTCGACCCCCGCCGCTTCGGCCGCCTCTCCATCGCCGACACCACCTACGAAGGCCCGGGCCTCGAACCCCTCACCATCCCGCCCGAAGACTTCATCGCCCTCTTTCACCACCGCAAAACCCCCATCAAGGCCGCACTGCTCAACCAGTCACTCCTCCACGGAGTAGGCAACATCTACGCCGATGAAAGCCTCTTCCGCGCCGGCGTCCGTCCGCGCCGCCAGGCCGGACGCCTCACCCGCGCCGAACTCACCCGCCTCCGCACGGCGTTAATCGAAGTCCTTAAACACGCAATCAAACTAGGCGGCTCCTCCGTCTCCGATTACGTAGACGCCGACGGCATAGCTGGTTTTTTCCAATTGGAACATCGCGTCTACATGCGCACCGGCCAACCCTGCACCGTCTGCGGGACGCCGATACAGCGCATCACCATAGCGGGACGCAGCACCCACTTCTGCCCTGTATGTCAGCGCTGA
- a CDS encoding phosphoribosylanthranilate isomerase, whose product MWIKICANTNLDDAQMATELGADAVGFVFAPSRRRVTAKEVAQITPHLSESVERIGVFDSRYAEEIAAAVREAGLSAVQLHGGEEPVLARRLNEMFEGKIGIIQTVHWAVDEGEESAKAVRQRLKAIEASHAIERILIDSKVGQATGGTGVSFDWAAARDVLSNGDRRLKMIVAGGLHSQNVAEAILELNPWGVDVASGVEKAPGRKDRDKLAGFIRNARAAKSIAQ is encoded by the coding sequence ATGTGGATCAAGATCTGCGCCAACACGAACCTCGACGATGCACAGATGGCCACCGAACTTGGAGCCGATGCTGTCGGGTTTGTCTTTGCACCCAGCAGGCGCCGTGTCACCGCAAAAGAGGTAGCGCAGATCACACCGCATCTGTCCGAGAGCGTGGAGCGGATCGGCGTCTTCGACTCGCGTTACGCGGAAGAGATTGCCGCAGCCGTGCGTGAGGCAGGATTGAGCGCGGTGCAGCTTCATGGCGGCGAAGAGCCTGTTCTGGCAAGGCGGCTGAACGAGATGTTTGAGGGCAAAATCGGCATTATCCAGACCGTTCATTGGGCCGTGGATGAGGGTGAGGAGAGCGCGAAGGCGGTACGGCAACGCCTCAAAGCGATAGAAGCTTCTCACGCTATCGAGCGGATACTGATTGATTCGAAGGTAGGTCAGGCCACGGGCGGGACCGGCGTTTCCTTTGACTGGGCGGCGGCGAGAGACGTTCTATCCAATGGCGACCGACGTTTAAAGATGATCGTGGCTGGCGGTCTGCATTCACAAAATGTGGCAGAGGCTATTCTCGAGCTGAATCCGTGGGGTGTGGATGTGGCGAGCGGCGTAGAAAAGGCGCCTGGCCGAAAGGACCGTGACAAACTCGCCGGGTTTATCAGGAACGCACGGGCAGCGAAAAGCATCGCTCAATAG
- the sthA gene encoding Si-specific NAD(P)(+) transhydrogenase yields MSGVYDLIVIGSGPAGQRAAIYAAKLGKKVALVEMREVVGGACINTGTIPSKTMREAVLHLSGYNYKSIYGMNYRVKERITMADLAFRVQHVIKTEVDVTEAQLSRNNIEMLVGVASFVDATHVKVTNSRGATVYETKNVLIATGTKPAASPKVPINGHSIINSDLVLEMVNLPKTLIVVGGGVIGVEYTCMFSALGVRVTLIERRPRLLEFADQEIVEALSYHLRDSRVTMRLNEEVESVEEMPDGTVVANLESKKKVQGDALLYAVGRQGNVDDLNLAAVGVESDARGRIPVDKDFRTKVPTIFAGGDVIGFPSLASVSMEQGRIAAARAFGDDQVLSNPGLYPYGIYTIPEISFIGKTEEQLTEEDVPYEVGVAYYREIARGQIRGDTTGRLKLIFHRMTHAILGVHIIGEGASELLHIGQAVMALGGKLDYFVDTVFNYPTLAECYKVAAFNGLNRVSKFE; encoded by the coding sequence ATGAGTGGTGTTTACGATTTGATCGTGATCGGGTCTGGCCCGGCCGGGCAGCGAGCGGCTATTTATGCGGCCAAACTGGGCAAGAAAGTCGCGCTGGTTGAGATGCGCGAAGTTGTGGGCGGGGCCTGCATCAACACGGGAACTATCCCGTCGAAGACGATGCGCGAGGCGGTGCTGCATCTGTCCGGCTACAACTACAAGTCCATTTATGGAATGAACTATCGGGTGAAGGAACGCATTACGATGGCGGACCTCGCCTTCCGGGTGCAGCACGTCATCAAGACCGAAGTAGATGTGACCGAGGCCCAGCTCTCCAGAAACAACATCGAGATGTTGGTGGGAGTGGCAAGCTTTGTGGATGCGACGCATGTGAAGGTGACCAACTCACGTGGGGCAACCGTCTACGAAACGAAGAATGTTTTGATTGCCACGGGGACCAAGCCGGCCGCGTCGCCCAAGGTCCCGATCAATGGGCACAGCATTATTAACAGCGATCTTGTGCTGGAGATGGTGAATCTGCCGAAGACGCTGATTGTGGTGGGCGGCGGCGTGATTGGGGTGGAGTACACCTGCATGTTTTCAGCGCTCGGAGTGCGTGTGACGCTGATCGAGCGGAGGCCGCGGCTGCTGGAGTTTGCAGACCAGGAGATCGTCGAGGCGCTGAGCTACCATCTGCGCGATTCGCGTGTGACGATGCGGCTGAACGAAGAGGTGGAGTCGGTCGAAGAGATGCCGGATGGCACGGTCGTTGCCAATCTGGAGAGCAAGAAGAAGGTCCAGGGAGACGCGCTGCTGTATGCCGTGGGACGGCAGGGGAATGTGGATGACCTGAACCTGGCGGCGGTTGGAGTGGAGTCGGACGCGCGCGGGCGCATTCCGGTGGATAAGGATTTTCGGACAAAGGTGCCGACGATCTTTGCCGGGGGCGACGTGATCGGGTTTCCGTCGTTGGCCTCGGTTTCGATGGAGCAGGGCCGGATTGCGGCGGCGCGAGCGTTTGGAGACGACCAGGTGTTGTCGAATCCGGGACTTTATCCCTACGGGATTTATACGATTCCTGAGATCAGCTTTATCGGCAAGACCGAGGAGCAGTTGACCGAAGAGGACGTTCCCTACGAGGTTGGCGTGGCCTACTACCGCGAGATTGCGCGTGGTCAGATTCGCGGTGATACGACGGGGCGATTGAAGCTCATCTTTCATCGAATGACCCATGCAATTCTTGGCGTTCACATCATTGGCGAAGGTGCGAGCGAACTGCTCCACATTGGCCAGGCCGTGATGGCGCTGGGCGGAAAGCTGGATTATTTTGTGGATACGGTCTTCAACTATCCAACGCTCGCGGAATGTTATAAAGTGGCAGCTTTCAATGGTTTAAATCGCGTAAGCAAGTTCGAGTAG
- the trpC gene encoding indole-3-glycerol phosphate synthase TrpC, with protein MPTKLDEILANTALQVNTRKATADYTTLEQKAAAHTPRGFVAALRTAAASGPAIISEIKKASPSKGLIRADFHPATLARMFEAAGAAALSVLTDESFFQGSLEHLEAASAAVRIPCLRKDFMVDRFQMLEARASGADAILLIVAAHTDETLSDLRDEARRMGLDILCEVHDREELNRAEQLGFNLIGVNSRDLRTFTVHPELVTELAQWKTTNAMMVAESGIGTAADIAKYRAAGYEAFLVGEALMRQPDPAAALAMLLNSEYSVGI; from the coding sequence ATGCCAACAAAGCTTGACGAGATTCTCGCTAATACAGCGCTTCAGGTGAACACACGCAAAGCCACGGCGGATTACACGACGCTGGAGCAGAAGGCTGCCGCACACACGCCTCGCGGTTTTGTCGCCGCGTTGCGTACAGCAGCCGCGAGCGGACCTGCGATTATCTCGGAGATCAAAAAGGCCTCTCCGTCGAAGGGTTTGATTCGGGCAGACTTCCATCCGGCAACCCTGGCGCGGATGTTCGAGGCAGCCGGCGCCGCAGCGCTCTCCGTGCTGACCGATGAGAGTTTCTTTCAGGGATCGCTCGAACATCTGGAAGCAGCGTCGGCAGCAGTGCGGATTCCCTGCCTGCGCAAAGACTTTATGGTTGATCGCTTCCAGATGCTTGAAGCACGAGCATCGGGTGCGGACGCGATCCTGTTGATCGTAGCGGCGCATACGGACGAGACATTGAGCGATCTCCGCGACGAGGCACGTAGAATGGGCCTCGACATCTTGTGCGAGGTACATGACCGCGAAGAGCTGAACCGCGCCGAGCAATTGGGCTTCAATCTCATTGGAGTGAACAGCCGCGATCTGCGGACCTTTACGGTCCACCCTGAACTGGTGACCGAACTGGCTCAATGGAAGACCACCAATGCGATGATGGTGGCGGAGAGCGGTATCGGCACGGCAGCCGACATTGCGAAGTACCGCGCTGCCGGTTATGAGGCTTTTCTAGTTGGTGAAGCATTGATGAGACAACCCGACCCTGCAGCAGCATTAGCAATGCTGCTCAATTCAGAGTACTCAGTGGGGATTTAG
- a CDS encoding TonB-dependent receptor domain-containing protein codes for MNFLTITTRPAVSDTPILDSRTLRTQCNAFVADFRNRFAIYLGIVLMLGAPTLSFGQATSGDLTGAVKDPSGFVIVKANVVITNEETGVAQTVETGASGDYHVSNLLPGKYDIAVTATGFKPYTLRGVGVELNKTSTSDITLAVGAGTTVVEVSAEAGAVLDTTSTNLTTTFSNTETSLLPTASIGGATGTGVQSGVLNLSLLSPGVASTGGLGLGVGPSIGGNRPRNNNFEIEGIDNNNKAVTGPLVYIGNDAVGNTTIITNQFSPDFGHSSGGQFNTTVVSGTNKVHGRVYEYFQNRNLNAASGIAGGKVPNPKYDNNRYGGQIGGPVRKDKLFFFANFERNTLGQNVSAYICVPTAAGIATLNNLAPSYGFSLNNLQQFTKYTPIANFAGGAQVTSVNDNACGTETSGPQYITVTDGGAASTQVPLGNYLINAGAPLLFDSLTTSVDYTISSTDSLRLRYIHDWESQTDSGATSGETLLPAFFTQEPFKWHLFALSEYHLFTPNLANEFRVGFNRYANTLTAGNFSYPGLDMFPYLQYGDMGQLTLGTDGNAPQFTIQNLYQVTDNVSYVKGKHTFKIGFDGRKYISPQGFTQRARGDYEYNTLDVFLHDLSPDSFGERSSGSHTYYGDQTALYGYGNDTWRVTPTVTINAGLRYEFTSVPTGERAQALNILASVPGLVSFHAPQPTYTALAPRFGINWAPDEKTSVRAGFGIAYDVLFDNLGTLTFPPQYAVTEDVGTAAFPAGPDFLKNGGLPPGKGSGTTEFCLAGTGPGTGVPCSPDIATQRQQTSAFLPDQILPYAETYTLTIQRTLGTSYTAEIGYIGTRGIHLPTQDQINIQPRVTPDNQLFTIAGSTVLESAGSAATTLAAIQKLSNIVPAWHFPSDGLGGFTSKITSYQPYSQSNYNALVANITRRFEKGLQMNLSYTWSKTMDDATAEVFSTVLTPRRQQNSQCISCDYSRSALDRTHRLSLEVLYDVPIYKHSNSFLLKNLVGNWVIAPIYTYESPEYATVLSGVNSNLNGDTGAAIDRAIVNPNGVKGTGSGVTAVTNAAGDTIGYTAINPNAYYIQAGLGTSPTAERNTLPIRPIDNLDVALYKRLTVREHYSLEVGIQGFNVLNHPQYQPGTVDNVNNPSYTSSFNFQTVTNAFFNRPEKEFLNNARTMQLSGKIIF; via the coding sequence ATGAATTTCCTAACGATAACTACTCGCCCGGCGGTATCCGACACGCCAATCTTAGATTCCAGAACTCTGAGAACCCAGTGCAACGCATTCGTTGCTGATTTTCGCAACCGCTTCGCAATCTATCTCGGCATCGTACTAATGCTGGGAGCCCCAACGTTAAGCTTCGGGCAGGCCACGAGTGGTGACCTTACGGGTGCCGTGAAGGATCCCAGCGGCTTTGTCATCGTGAAGGCCAATGTTGTCATCACCAATGAGGAGACCGGCGTCGCACAGACTGTTGAGACTGGGGCCAGCGGTGATTACCACGTCTCCAATCTCCTTCCGGGCAAGTACGACATTGCCGTCACCGCGACCGGCTTCAAGCCCTACACCCTTCGCGGAGTCGGCGTCGAACTTAACAAGACTTCCACGAGTGATATCACTCTCGCGGTTGGCGCTGGCACCACCGTAGTGGAGGTTTCTGCGGAAGCAGGAGCGGTTCTTGATACCACCAGTACTAACCTCACCACTACATTCTCCAACACTGAGACGTCGTTGCTTCCCACTGCCTCTATCGGAGGTGCCACAGGGACTGGTGTGCAGAGCGGTGTCCTGAACCTGTCGCTGCTTAGCCCCGGCGTTGCCTCAACTGGAGGTCTCGGACTCGGCGTCGGTCCCTCTATCGGCGGGAATCGCCCTCGCAACAATAACTTCGAGATTGAAGGCATTGACAACAATAACAAGGCAGTTACCGGTCCGCTTGTCTATATCGGCAACGACGCTGTCGGCAACACGACCATCATTACCAACCAGTTCTCGCCAGACTTCGGCCACTCTTCAGGTGGCCAGTTCAACACCACTGTCGTCTCCGGAACCAACAAGGTCCACGGCAGGGTCTACGAGTATTTCCAGAACCGCAACCTGAATGCAGCCAGCGGAATCGCAGGCGGTAAAGTCCCGAATCCGAAGTATGACAATAATCGATATGGCGGGCAGATCGGTGGGCCAGTACGAAAGGACAAGTTATTCTTCTTTGCGAACTTCGAGCGAAACACTCTTGGTCAGAACGTGAGCGCCTACATCTGCGTCCCGACCGCCGCTGGTATCGCAACGCTCAACAACTTGGCGCCCAGCTACGGTTTCAGCCTGAACAACCTCCAGCAATTCACCAAGTACACGCCCATAGCCAACTTCGCTGGCGGCGCACAGGTGACTTCTGTCAACGACAATGCATGCGGTACCGAGACGTCGGGACCGCAGTACATCACCGTGACGGACGGCGGCGCGGCATCGACACAGGTCCCACTCGGCAACTATCTGATCAACGCCGGCGCTCCTCTTCTCTTTGACTCACTGACGACCAGTGTCGACTACACCATTTCCAGCACCGACTCCCTGCGGCTTCGCTATATCCACGATTGGGAATCGCAAACGGACAGCGGAGCTACGTCGGGCGAGACTCTCCTGCCAGCCTTTTTCACCCAGGAACCCTTCAAGTGGCACCTCTTTGCTCTCTCCGAGTACCACCTTTTTACGCCAAACCTGGCCAACGAATTCCGCGTCGGATTCAATCGCTATGCGAATACTCTCACGGCGGGAAACTTCAGCTATCCCGGTCTGGACATGTTCCCCTATCTCCAGTACGGAGATATGGGCCAGCTCACGCTCGGGACAGACGGCAATGCACCCCAGTTCACTATCCAGAACCTCTATCAGGTGACCGATAACGTCTCCTACGTCAAGGGCAAGCACACCTTCAAGATCGGTTTCGATGGCCGCAAGTACATCTCGCCGCAGGGCTTCACGCAGCGTGCTCGCGGCGATTACGAATACAACACGCTCGATGTATTCCTTCACGATCTCTCCCCCGATTCTTTCGGCGAGCGATCGAGCGGAAGCCATACCTACTACGGTGATCAGACCGCACTATACGGCTACGGGAATGACACCTGGCGCGTCACCCCGACGGTTACCATCAACGCTGGCCTTCGTTATGAATTCACCTCCGTTCCCACCGGCGAGCGGGCACAGGCACTCAACATCTTAGCGTCGGTTCCGGGTCTTGTAAGTTTTCACGCACCGCAACCGACCTATACCGCCCTCGCGCCCCGCTTCGGCATCAATTGGGCTCCCGATGAAAAGACCTCTGTACGGGCTGGCTTCGGCATCGCCTACGACGTGCTGTTCGACAACCTTGGTACCCTCACGTTCCCCCCGCAGTACGCCGTTACTGAGGATGTTGGCACCGCGGCTTTTCCGGCGGGCCCTGACTTCCTGAAGAACGGAGGTCTGCCTCCGGGGAAGGGCAGCGGCACCACAGAGTTTTGTCTGGCGGGAACCGGACCAGGAACCGGCGTGCCGTGCAGTCCCGATATCGCCACGCAGCGTCAACAGACGTCCGCCTTTCTTCCCGACCAGATTCTGCCTTATGCGGAGACCTACACTCTTACCATTCAGCGCACCCTAGGGACCTCTTATACAGCTGAGATCGGTTATATCGGGACACGCGGCATCCACTTGCCGACACAGGACCAGATCAACATACAGCCGAGAGTAACGCCTGACAACCAGCTTTTCACGATTGCGGGTTCGACGGTCCTCGAGTCCGCTGGCAGCGCCGCCACCACTCTCGCTGCGATTCAGAAGCTATCGAACATCGTACCGGCCTGGCATTTCCCCTCCGACGGGCTGGGCGGATTCACCAGCAAGATCACCTCGTACCAGCCCTACTCGCAGTCCAATTACAACGCTCTGGTCGCCAATATTACCCGCCGCTTCGAGAAGGGTCTGCAGATGAATCTTTCCTACACCTGGTCGAAGACGATGGATGATGCCACGGCCGAGGTCTTCTCAACGGTGCTCACCCCGCGTCGCCAGCAGAACTCGCAATGCATCTCCTGCGACTACAGCCGTTCGGCACTCGATCGTACCCATCGTCTCTCGCTTGAGGTTCTCTACGATGTGCCGATATACAAGCACTCCAACAGCTTCCTCCTCAAGAATCTCGTCGGCAACTGGGTCATCGCGCCCATCTACACCTACGAGTCGCCTGAGTATGCAACCGTACTCTCTGGAGTCAACTCGAACCTGAACGGTGATACGGGGGCCGCAATCGATCGCGCCATCGTCAATCCAAACGGGGTGAAAGGGACCGGTAGTGGCGTCACTGCAGTAACGAACGCAGCCGGCGACACGATTGGCTACACTGCCATTAATCCGAATGCTTATTACATCCAGGCGGGCCTTGGCACATCGCCGACTGCCGAACGTAATACGCTGCCGATTCGCCCCATCGACAACCTCGATGTCGCCCTGTACAAACGCCTCACGGTGCGCGAACACTATTCACTGGAAGTGGGAATTCAGGGCTTCAACGTCCTCAATCATCCGCAGTACCAACCCGGTACCGTCGATAACGTAAACAACCCCAGCTATACCTCCAGCTTCAACTTCCAGACCGTGACTAACGCCTTCTTCAATCGCCCGGAGAAGGAGTTCCTCAATAACGCCCGGACCATGCAACTCTCCGGCAAGATTATTTTCTAG
- a CDS encoding ROK family protein: MAKIVGVAVSERMSAGLVVDHKLVEELRLFPEHPDDKYALVEMPTESLVKTICQLVMLAVDGTKGVSAVGVSLPGFIKNGVVEESPNLPQLKGARIEAMLEAELRSHDLDIPVTAVNDGDGMAAGLAAAHGKLDSTIRVWTLGVGIGYGRYPFMPGVWEGGHTVVTLDEKESFCGCGGRGHLEGIMGHRAMRLRFLDMEPEEVFEAAKAGDARCLEFKRMWHKALAAATSTSIHMSGPGRVFLTGFNVRFLDMPMLRDYMHQMVKMSPLQGYVLEIVEDNPVVRVIGAAISAEQAVGR; encoded by the coding sequence ATGGCAAAGATTGTTGGTGTAGCGGTTTCGGAGCGGATGTCGGCCGGGCTCGTGGTGGACCATAAGCTGGTCGAAGAGTTGCGGCTGTTTCCTGAGCACCCAGACGACAAGTATGCCTTGGTGGAGATGCCAACGGAGAGTTTGGTAAAGACGATCTGTCAGCTGGTGATGCTTGCGGTGGATGGGACGAAGGGCGTTTCGGCGGTAGGGGTTTCACTTCCAGGATTTATCAAGAATGGCGTGGTGGAGGAGTCGCCGAACCTGCCGCAGTTGAAGGGTGCGCGGATCGAGGCGATGTTGGAGGCAGAGCTGCGGAGCCATGATCTGGATATTCCAGTGACCGCGGTGAACGACGGGGATGGCATGGCTGCAGGGTTGGCGGCGGCGCATGGCAAGCTGGACAGCACGATCCGAGTGTGGACGCTGGGAGTAGGGATTGGGTATGGGCGCTATCCGTTTATGCCGGGTGTGTGGGAGGGCGGGCATACGGTGGTGACTCTGGACGAGAAGGAGAGCTTCTGCGGCTGCGGCGGCCGGGGCCATCTGGAAGGCATCATGGGACACCGGGCGATGCGGCTGCGGTTTCTGGATATGGAGCCGGAAGAGGTGTTTGAAGCGGCCAAGGCAGGCGATGCAAGATGCCTGGAGTTCAAACGGATGTGGCATAAGGCGCTGGCTGCGGCCACGTCGACGTCGATCCACATGTCCGGGCCGGGCCGAGTCTTTCTAACGGGATTCAATGTACGATTTCTGGATATGCCGATGCTGCGGGATTACATGCATCAGATGGTGAAGATGAGTCCGCTACAGGGTTACGTGCTGGAAATCGTGGAGGACAACCCGGTGGTGCGGGTGATTGGTGCGGCTATCTCGGCGGAGCAGGCTGTAGGGCGGTAG